One Acidobacteriota bacterium genomic window, CCTGCTGAGCGGTGCAAGCAGGTAGTCCATGCAGCGAATTCACCTCGGCAACTTCGCCGCCAACGGGCGGGATGAATGACAGTACTAATGACAGTACTCAGGATAATGGAGGACGGAGGATGCAGGACAAATGACGGGAAGGTCCCAAGCTAGGAACCGGCAGGATAGGATTCCAGTTGTCAATTCACTAACATAAGCCATCGGATTTCATTACAATGGAAAGGTTGTTTGCTAGGGATTCCGATGCAAAGGAACTCCAAAGACCATTAATGAACAAGCATCTTGAAAAAGCGGAAAAGCTTTTCCAGAAGGGCAAGATCGAGGGCGCGCTCGAAGAGTATTTACTTGCTTGGAAGGACGAGCCAGCCAACGATTCCATCGTTTACACCGTCGCAGATCTTTACCAGTCGCTGAAGCGCGGCAAGGAAGCGATGGAGTGCTTTAACTTTCTGTTTGAAAAAGCCATGGAGCGCAATGACGCGCAACGCGCCGTCGAGTTGATGCGCAAGATGCAAGTCACCGGGACGGTTGATGCGCCAAAGGTTCTGCGGCTGGCCCAAGCGATAGAGAAGTTGCGCCCGGACTTATCCGCCGAGCAGTATCGCCGCTTGATGGATACTGCGGGCGAAAAGGATCCGGAACTCAAGCTGGAATGTCTGCAAGGGTTGCTCAGAATTCAGCCGAGTTCACAGGAGATCACGCGGCGAGTGGCGGAAGCTGCTTCCAAGCTGGGCCGGCGCGAGGTGGCGCGCACGAGCTTTCAGGAATTGGCGGACCAAATGGCTGCGATCAATAAATGGCCGGAAGCCATTGCGGCTCTCGATCAGGTGGTTCGTTATGATCCAGCCGATATGGCCGCGCAGATATCCTTGGTAAAGGCCTATTTGAAGAACGACGACCCGAAAAGCGTGCTTTCTTTGTGGGAAGGCGAAGAAACTAGTACGGAAAGCATCGAGGTAGCGCGCCTTTTAGCTGAGGCATTCAGCAAGAGTGGCCACCCGGACAAAGCGGAAGCGCTTACCTGGCGCCTAGCCGAGAAAGATCCGGAAACAAGTAAAGCCCTATTTGAGATTGCACAGGGCTATTTTGAACAGGGGGACATGCAGGCATTCCAGGCGTTCGTGCAGCGGTTGGAAAAAAGTCTGGGTGAAGACTATGCCTCCAAGGAAAAACTCTTTCTGTTCGAAAAACTTGCCAGTCTGCCACACACCAGCGTGCCCATATTCGAATCGATCATCCGCATCATGGATCGGATGAACATGGACGCCACGCTTGCCGCGGCGCTTAGTAAACTGATCGGCCTCTATTTTGCCGAAGGCAATTTTAATGGCGCGGCCGATAAGCTCGAAACGCTGGTGGCGATTGATCCCTACAACCCGGAAGCGTCCAGACTTCTGGAGAAATTACGCGGGCAAATTGAAGATAGAAAGTTTCAGGCCCTTTCGATACGCCTTGGTTTTGCCCCTGCGGAGTCTGGATCGAATCCTTCGTTTCACGTGGATGAACGCACGACTCCAGCCCTTTCTGATTCTCTTGCGGCAGAGTCTGGAATGCAGCCCCCTAGCGACCGGCGGGCACAGGAAGCATCCCCCAGTTCACTCAAGGATCTGATGCTGCAGGCCGAAATTTTTTTGCAGTACGGGATGTCTGACAAAGCTCGTGAGCGGCTGGAGCGAATCGCCAGGACATTCCCGGGGGAAGCGGAGCGGAGCGATGAGTTGCGAGCGTTATTTCAAAGGGGTGGAATTCTCAACATTCCAAGTCCAACGGCCGCGCCGCCAGTGACGACGTCGGCGGACACTCCCGCTGAAACCAGAGATATCCGCGCGGACTTGAAGAAGATATCCGAGATCAGCCGCAATCTATCGCGACAAGGCACCATAAAGGCAGTAATTTCAACGGCGGTGAATGACCTCGGAAGATTTCTTCAGGTCAGCCGTTGCGTGGTTGGACTGGCAGCACCCAATCGCCCACCCAGCATGGTCATGGAGTATATCTCGCCGGGCATCAAGCATGGTCATGGAGTATATCTCGCCGGGCATCAAGTCCTCCGATGGTGCTAGCTTAGGTCGCCTGGTGATGGGCATTCAGCAAACGATCGCGGGAAAGAATTTTCCAATGGTTGCTGAAAACGCATCTGAATCTCCCATGCTGGTGGGACTTCAGGAGGCACTGAAGCTGCTGGGTGTGGAATCGCTTGTGGCTGTTGCCTTGCGCGATGGCGAACAGGATATCGGCATCCTTGTCGTTCAAGAGTGCGGGAAGCGCAGGACATTTCGCGGTAACGATCTGGCGGCGCTGGAAGCGATCTCCGAACAGATTGTCATGGCGGTAGCCAATGTTCGTTTGCGCAATTTGATGAAGGCGCTGGCGGTAACCGATGAGCGCTCCGGCCTGTTGGCCCGTGATTCGTATCTGACTTGTTTGGCCTCGGAGGCCGAACGAATGCGAACACAGAAGTCGCCGTTGACTGTGGGTCTATTGCAATTTGTTGCCGTAGCGCAAGCAAATGGCGGAAAAAAATCCGAGGGCAGCCGAAAAGCGGAAGACCCAACTCTCGATGATTTCATTCAGCGCTTCTCCTGCAACGTCATGCAGCAACTGCGTCAGAATGATATCGCATTGAAGTACTCCTCGCGAGTGCTCGCGCTGGTGCTTCCCGGCGCCACCACCAAGGACTCCGCTCCGGTGATGGAGAAGATGCGGCGGCTGGCCATTAACACCGCGTCGGGAACGGGTACGGCGCCGCCGGAGATCATTGCGGGCTTCGCGGAAGCCATCCGCGAGGGGACCATGGATAATGTGGACCGGGTTACGGAGTTGATCAATCGCCTGGAGTGGGCTCTTGATGATGCAGTGAAGGAAGGCGGCTCCAATGTGAAAATCGTGAGTCCGCCGCTAACCCCCTAACCCAGGCGAATACTGAAATCAGCTAAGGATCTGTGAAATTAAAGGCAGCAGAACGGACAAGGGTATGAAGCAACGAGAACTGCAGGGCGAATTGAGCGCCGCCGGATTGCGGCTGGCCGTGCTGGTTGGCCGCTTCAATTCATTTGTAACGGAACGGCTCCTGAGTGGCGCATTGGATGCGTTGACGCGTGCTGGCGCTAGCGACGTGGACGTCGTTCGCGTGCCGGGTGCAATGGAAATCCCCGTGGCCGCGCGCCATCTGGCGGAAACGGGAAATTATGACGCCATCGTTTGTCTGGGCGCGGTGATTCGGGGAGACACTCCGCACTTCGATTATGTTTGCGCGGAGTCGGCGCGCGGGGTCACGCAGGTGATGCTGGAGACCGGCATTCCGCTGGCCTACGGCATCCTCACCGTGGACAGCTTGGAGCAGGCTGTGGACCGGGCCGGGTTGAAGTCCGGGAACAAAGGCTTTGACGCGGCTATGACCGCCATTGAAATGGGCAATCTGGTGAAGAAGATTTATGGCAGTACAGAGCAGGAAATTGAAAAGCCAACAGCCCCGGCAGTAAGGACTCGCGCGAAAGGCCGGACGCGCAAGTAGACACCCGAGAGAATTGATCGAAACTTTTTTCGCCCACCACGGTCGGTCCGTCGAATTGCCAAACTTAAATGCCTTCTAGAAGAAAAGCTCGAGAGTGTGCCCTGCAGCTATTATTTCAGTGGGATCTCGCTCGCGATCTGCCTGAGCGAATCCAGGAAATCTATTGGACCAACACGAGGCGGTCCGATGATGTGGCGCTGCAGGCAATTTCAAATCGCCTGTTTTACGGTGCCGTCGAGAGTATCAAGGAACTGGATGAGGCGATTCGCACGCATGCCGAGAACTGGCGACTGGAACGCATGCCCGCCGTAGATCGGAATCTGCTTCGGCTGGCGATTTACGAGTTGACCGTGGGAATGGAAAATGAGCGGACGCCACCGGCGGTAGTCATTAATGAGGCGTTGGAGATCGCCCGCCGCTACAGCGGCGAGGCATCGATCCCCTTCATCAACGGCGTACTAGACGGTATGCGCAAGAGTCTGGGATCTGCCGAGGCCAAGCAACCCTTGGGAGCCGCTGAGGAGCAATCCTAAGCAGGCTGGTCCTGTTTTTTTGCTAGGGCAAGCAGAGCAGGCAGGTCGTGGATGCTCTCGGCATGGAGCAGTCGCGGATGCGGATTGAGTGTTTGATGCTCCAATTCCCAGGTGTGCGGGTGGGGAACAAAGATGGCCCAGAGCCCCGCCGCCATGGCCGGAATCACATCTGACCGCGGACTATTGCCAATCATCACCGTGTCGTCGGCAGTAAGATCATGCGCGCGGATCAGGTCATGATAGGCTGCCGTATTCTTTTCTCCGGTAATGACCACGCGATCAAAGTAACGGTGCAATCCGGAGCGACGGACCTTCCCGGACTGTTCTTCAAAATCCCCTTTGGAAAATACCAGAAGGCGATACTGTTCATGCAACGACTCCAGTATTTCAACGACACCGGGCCTTAGGTCCATCGGGTGTTGGATCAGCTTCACGCCAATCCCCTCGATGCGCCGCAGATACACCGCCGCATCCTTACCCTTATATAGCCGACAGCAAGTCTCCTTCAGCGCATAGACGAAGTTGCGCGTGCCATAACCGCCCGTCGGAATACACTCCAGCTCGACGGCGGTGAGTAGCGCGCGCACCCGCAACACATCTGGAGCGAATGGCGACACCAGCACGAGGAACTCCTCAATGGCCTGCTGAAAATAGATATTGTTTTCCCAAAGCGTGTCGTCGGCGTCGAAGATAAGGCAGCGGGGCATATCTTTTCAAGACTAACGTAATTAAAAAGACTGGGGCAGGGAATTCGCCAGGTATTGTTGCCGCGACCGACGAGGGAGTAGTTGCATTTCACGACTATTGTCGACCGTTAAACGTGTCCGCTCCCTCTCGGTCGCGGCTCTGTTTATCGCTAGAGTACCGCCAGTCCAGCGGAGATGAGATTTCCATCCAGATCAAACTGAGCACGAAAAGTGAAGGGCGAATCACGCCGATTCGCGGGGCGAATGAATTGCAGATCGCGATACTCCACAACTTGCTTACCATCCCGCTCCTGGGATGTAACCCACGGAAACCGGGCAAACCAAAGGTAGGTTTGCAGCGCCGGAAGCGCGTGTAGCTTTTGCTCGTTGGGAATGGGATAGGTGTTAGCGAAATGTTCCGCCGAAGCATTGCCGCGATCAGTCAAGTCGATGGCGAAGCGCGTAACGCCTGTGTCGGTTTGCACCAGGCCGCTCCATTTCAGCAACGACGGAGGAGCGGGCAGCGCCGCGATGCGCAGGGCCGTCAATTGATTGCGAGCCACCAACTGTGCGACTCGGTCGAGCGCAACCTTATGTGCGAATCCGCAGGCCGCCAGATATAGAATCATCAAACCCAACCCTGCCTGACAGTATCGCGACTGAGGCCACGCTTTTGCCCGCGTGAAGCGCGGCAGAGCGAAGGCGGTGGCGAAGATGGCAATGCTGACGGCGATGGCGCCGAGCGATAAGGGAACTCCTACTGCATTCACCAGAAACCACGCGGCGATGGCGCCACAGCTGAGTGCCAGCCACATCATCCAGGCTCGCTGCCAGCTTCGACGGTAACCTGTCCGGCGCGCGCCGTGCTCAGGCTGCGACCAGGCCGACGCTACCAATTGCGGGATCAGAACGATGGCGCCCAGTGTGAGATCAATAATAAAAACCATGTCGAAGGTATAGCGCGCCATGCTCACCGGCTGGAGGATCATGGTGCCATATGCGGTGATCAAATCGAATAGGATGTGCAGTGCTAAACCGGTCCCGTAGGCTAATGCCAGAAGTTTCCAACGTGATTTCGCGTCTGATACCGGAGAAGTGAGACGGACGGTGGCCAGTGCCAGAAGCAGAGCGAACGCAGGCAGCGCGATAATTGAATGGGTGATGCCGCGGTGAAACTCCAGTTGAAAAAGTTCATCCGCGGTCAGCCAGCCGCCGATCATGTCAAGATCAGGAGCCACGGAACCGATGATTACGGATCGGCGTACCAGCCGGTTATCTGGCTGGTCGCAGAAGGCTTTTCCAAGCAGCGCTCCGGCCACGCCGTGTGTAATGGTATCCACAGAAAATTATAAGGTCAAATGGGAATGGATGCGAACAGCCCGCTCCGCCTGGAAGCGGGCCTGCTCAAGAAAGCGTGATTTACCGGAAGCGGTAAGTGATGCGGCCACGGGTCAGATCGTAGGGCGAAAGCTCCAGCGTAACGCGGTCGCCAGGAAGGATGCGGATGCGATTCTTGCGCAGCCGTCCAGACAGATGCGCCCGCACGAGCTGCTTTTGCTGCTCCAGCTCTACGTCGAACACCCCGCCGGGAAACTTTTCCACTACGGTGCCGCCGACTTCTATGCCTTCCTCTTTCAAATCCTCTGTCGGCTTCTTATCTTTCTTATATTTTCCTTTGGCCATAGACTCCCTGATCCCAATCCAATCGCACAGCGCTTAGTTTGTCGCCCGCAGCCACTTCTACTCTCAACCGCCAAGCGCCCTCAAACGATAAGACACTGGTGGATGCGGAAAGCGCTGTCCGACGCAAGCCCTATCCTATCACTGTGTCTGCATGGAGTCGAGATACGCGGAGCATTCTTCCGCGCCTCCAGTTGCGTGCAGGAAAAATAATCTTGCCCGAAACTTGACGCGATGGCACTAATTTCAGCAGAATCAGTTGATATGGCTCGCATTGAACGACAGGTTAATCCCACCGCGGAACAGATAAAGGCTGCGCAGTCGCAGCATCGCATGGTATTCGATGCGCCGCAGATACCGCCATTTGACCAGGGCAATCTCTCGTTTCTGATGGATCATCTGGAGAAGATGGCCAGTTTGGAGAATCGGCGTTTGAAGGCCAAGGCAGCCGGCGAAACCGAGCGCGTTGCCGACCTCGCTGCCAGTCAGAAGAAGCTGGCGACAAGCGATGGTGCAGGGCAATTGAAGAAGTTTGAAGTCACGCGCTGGAGCC contains:
- a CDS encoding HAD family hydrolase produces the protein MPRCLIFDADDTLWENNIYFQQAIEEFLVLVSPFAPDVLRVRALLTAVELECIPTGGYGTRNFVYALKETCCRLYKGKDAAVYLRRIEGIGVKLIQHPMDLRPGVVEILESLHEQYRLLVFSKGDFEEQSGKVRRSGLHRYFDRVVITGEKNTAAYHDLIRAHDLTADDTVMIGNSPRSDVIPAMAAGLWAIFVPHPHTWELEHQTLNPHPRLLHAESIHDLPALLALAKKQDQPA
- a CDS encoding metal-dependent hydrolase — translated: MDTITHGVAGALLGKAFCDQPDNRLVRRSVIIGSVAPDLDMIGGWLTADELFQLEFHRGITHSIIALPAFALLLALATVRLTSPVSDAKSRWKLLALAYGTGLALHILFDLITAYGTMILQPVSMARYTFDMVFIIDLTLGAIVLIPQLVASAWSQPEHGARRTGYRRSWQRAWMMWLALSCGAIAAWFLVNAVGVPLSLGAIAVSIAIFATAFALPRFTRAKAWPQSRYCQAGLGLMILYLAACGFAHKVALDRVAQLVARNQLTALRIAALPAPPSLLKWSGLVQTDTGVTRFAIDLTDRGNASAEHFANTYPIPNEQKLHALPALQTYLWFARFPWVTSQERDGKQVVEYRDLQFIRPANRRDSPFTFRAQFDLDGNLISAGLAVL
- a CDS encoding 6,7-dimethyl-8-ribityllumazine synthase, with the translated sequence MKQRELQGELSAAGLRLAVLVGRFNSFVTERLLSGALDALTRAGASDVDVVRVPGAMEIPVAARHLAETGNYDAIVCLGAVIRGDTPHFDYVCAESARGVTQVMLETGIPLAYGILTVDSLEQAVDRAGLKSGNKGFDAAMTAIEMGNLVKKIYGSTEQEIEKPTAPAVRTRAKGRTRK
- the nusB gene encoding transcription antitermination factor NusB; this translates as MPSRRKARECALQLLFQWDLARDLPERIQEIYWTNTRRSDDVALQAISNRLFYGAVESIKELDEAIRTHAENWRLERMPAVDRNLLRLAIYELTVGMENERTPPAVVINEALEIARRYSGEASIPFINGVLDGMRKSLGSAEAKQPLGAAEEQS
- a CDS encoding translation initiation factor IF-1 produces the protein MAKGKYKKDKKPTEDLKEEGIEVGGTVVEKFPGGVFDVELEQQKQLVRAHLSGRLRKNRIRILPGDRVTLELSPYDLTRGRITYRFR
- a CDS encoding GAF domain-containing protein, whose product is MTSEDFFRSAVAWLDWQHPIAHPAWSWSISRRASSMVMEYISPGIKSSDGASLGRLVMGIQQTIAGKNFPMVAENASESPMLVGLQEALKLLGVESLVAVALRDGEQDIGILVVQECGKRRTFRGNDLAALEAISEQIVMAVANVRLRNLMKALAVTDERSGLLARDSYLTCLASEAERMRTQKSPLTVGLLQFVAVAQANGGKKSEGSRKAEDPTLDDFIQRFSCNVMQQLRQNDIALKYSSRVLALVLPGATTKDSAPVMEKMRRLAINTASGTGTAPPEIIAGFAEAIREGTMDNVDRVTELINRLEWALDDAVKEGGSNVKIVSPPLTP